The Benincasa hispida cultivar B227 chromosome 9, ASM972705v1, whole genome shotgun sequence genome has a segment encoding these proteins:
- the LOC120085171 gene encoding uncharacterized protein LOC120085171 isoform X2: MTLLSASSPPCSITSVPIKRPSLQAFSYTSYLSSGSIDMPFHIGEAERLGKEKAFAFYIEAQDSFPESWKIIKARGAPNHPLSTA; the protein is encoded by the exons ATGACGCTGTTGTCGGCGTCGTCACCGCCATGCTCAATAACCAGTGTTCCAATTAAGAG ACCATCGCTTCAAGCCTTCTCTTACACCTCTTATCTCAGTTCAGGCTCTATCGACATGCCGTTCCATATCG GAGAAGCTGAAAGACTAGGAAAGGAGAAAGCATTTGCATTCTACATTGAAGCACAAG ATTCTTTTCCTGAATCATGGAAGATCATCAAGGCAAGAGGAGCTCCAAACCATCCATTATCAACGGCCTAA
- the LOC120085171 gene encoding uncharacterized protein LOC120085171 isoform X1, producing MTLLSASSPPCSITSVPIKSLLIVSLLASRESFLDHRFKPSLTPLISVQALSTCRSISILFLNHGRSSRQEELQTIHYQRPKRFSSADHHSDGQSLGYWGIGHYHQETNCKSPIILERYTIMNHYASHTFGSSNFSHVKLLSLRESELLIAF from the exons ATGACGCTGTTGTCGGCGTCGTCACCGCCATGCTCAATAACCAGTGTTCCAATTAAGAG TTTGTTGATTGTATCTTTATTAGCTTCCCGTGAATCTTTCTTAGACCATCGCTTCAAGCCTTCTCTTACACCTCTTATCTCAGTTCAGGCTCTATCGACATGCCGTTCCATATCG ATTCTTTTCCTGAATCATGGAAGATCATCAAGGCAAGAGGAGCTCCAAACCATCCATTATCAACGGCCTAAACGCTTCAGTTCAGCCGATCATCATTCAGATGGACAATCACTTGGTTATTGGGGAATCGGACATTATCACCAGGAAACAAACTGTAAAAGTCCGATAATCCTCGAGCGTTACACTATTATGAATCACTATGCTAGCCACACTTTTGGAAGTAGCAACTTTAGCCATGTAAAACTCTTAAGTTTGAGAGAATCTGAATTGTTAATTgcattttaa